The DNA region AACGCCACGGCGTCCTCGGCCCCCTCCAGGCTCGCCACCTTCTCCTCGAAGGCGCGCACCGTGGGGTTGGAGAGCCGCGAGTAGAAGTAGCCCTGTTCCTCCCCCGCGAAGAGGCGGGCGCCGCGCTCGGCGTTGCCATAGCCGAAGGTGGAGGTCGCGTAGATGGGAACGGCGTGCGCGCCCGTCACGGGGTCAAGACCGTGGCCCGCATGAACGGCACGGGTGCGGAACCCGGCGGGCCGGGAGTCTTGTTTAGACATGATGCTGATTGTACCGTGCTCGGCGGGCGGGAGCTGTGAAGATTGCCGGGCCTATCCCCCCGGCAGCCGCCGCACGGGAAGCCTCACCCACCCCCGGCGCGAGAGCCAGCGCAGCAACAGGACGAGCAATGCCCCACCCAATTGAGATTGAAAGGGCGTGACGTGAGGGTGCAGCAGGTACACGGCGGCGGCCCCGACAGCGGCGGCGGTCGCGTAGAGCTGGTCGCGGCGGTACATCACCTCCGGGATCTCGTTGGCGATCAGGTCGCGGATAATACCGCCGCCCACACCGCTGAGCATCCCGGCGAAGACCACCCCGAGCGGCCCCAGCCCAAAGTTGATCGCCCCGAGCGCCCCCGACGCCGCGAAGAGCGCGAGCCCCAGCGAGTCGAACACGCTCAGCGTCCGCTCGAAGCGCGCCAACCGTTCCCCGAAGGCGAAGGCGAGGACCGCCCCGAGCAGCGCCACCCACAGGTAGGTCTCGTCGCGCAGGAAAAGGGGCGGGGTCTGGCCGGTCAGGGTGTCGCGGATCGCCCCGCCGCCCACCGCCGTCACGCAGCCCAGCACGAGAACGCCGAACAGGTCAAATCGCTTGCGAACCGCCAGCAGCGCCCCCGACAGGCTGAAGGCGAGCACGCCGAGCAGGTCGAGCCACCTCAGGCCCACCTCCAGCGTGACCGGCGGCAGCGTCAGTTCGTGCATCGCGGGACATGCTAACGCGCTCTTCCTGAGTCGCCGCTCCCCGTGCTATACTCCCCGCTGTTGTCTCGCCCGAGTGGGCCGAGAAGATGGCCCCGGCGTAGACCCCACACCCCAGCGCCGAGCGGCTCCCCGAGGAGAAAGATCATGGCGAAGCACCCCGTTCCCAAGAAGAAGACGAGCAAGAGCAAGCGCGACATGCGCCGCAGCCACCACGCGCTGGTCGCCCCCAACCTGACCGAGTGCCCCCACTGCCACGCCAAGAAGCTCCAGCACCACGTGTGCCCGAGCTGCGGCTACTACGCGGGCCGTCAGGTCCTCGCGGTCTAAGGACAGGCAGCCTCTGCAAAGCTCCCCACGCGGGGGCTTTTTTGTTGGCTGCCGTGGGGACCTGGACAACCTGTTTTGATGGGGCGACGGTTCGGGCGAAGATCGCTCATGACCGACGCCCGCCGTCAGTTCAACGCGCACGCCAGCCTCTACGCGGCCAGCGAGGTGCACCGCGGCGGCCCCAGCCTACCCGTGCTGCTGGAGTATGCCGGGCCGAGCCCGGAGGACGTGGCGCTCGACGTAGCGACCGGGACGGGAAATACCGCGCTTGCCCTCGCGCCCTTTGTAAGCCAGGTTATCGGCCTCGACCTCGCCGAGGGGATGCTCGCCCATGCCCGCGAGCGTGCCGAGCGCGAGGGGCTTGCGAACGCGACCTTTCAGGAGGGGAGTGCTGAGCTCCTGCCCTTCCCCGACGAGTCGTTCACCCTCGTCACGTCCCGGCACGCGCCGCACCATTTCGGCGACCTGGCGGCCTTTCTGCGGGAGGCCTACCGGGTATTGAGGCCCGGTGGGCGGCTGGTCGTCGCCGATCAGGTCAGCCCCACGCCGGAGCTTCAACCCTGGGTGGACGAGTTCCAGCGCACCCGCGACCCCAGCCACCACGCGCAGCGGACGGTGCAGGCGTGGCGGGACTTGACGACGGCAACAGGTTTCGCCTGGGTACGCGACACCCTGATTCCCTACCGGCTGGAGTTCGACTGGTGGACGCGGCAATCGGGCTGCACGACCGAGACGGTGGAGCGCCTGCGCGGCCTGGCCCGCCACCTCACCCCAGAGCAGCGGGAGGAGGTCGGGCTGATCCACGAGGACGGGAACCTCGTCGCCCATCTGGAACCCATGCTCGTCGTCCGGCTGGAGAAACCGGCGGGGTAAGGCCTACCCCTTGTCGCCGACGTGGATCGCCGCAATGCCAAAA from Deinococcus aerius includes:
- a CDS encoding trimeric intracellular cation channel family protein codes for the protein MHELTLPPVTLEVGLRWLDLLGVLAFSLSGALLAVRKRFDLFGVLVLGCVTAVGGGAIRDTLTGQTPPLFLRDETYLWVALLGAVLAFAFGERLARFERTLSVFDSLGLALFAASGALGAINFGLGPLGVVFAGMLSGVGGGIIRDLIANEIPEVMYRRDQLYATAAAVGAAAVYLLHPHVTPFQSQLGGALLVLLLRWLSRRGWVRLPVRRLPGG
- a CDS encoding class I SAM-dependent methyltransferase, which codes for MTDARRQFNAHASLYAASEVHRGGPSLPVLLEYAGPSPEDVALDVATGTGNTALALAPFVSQVIGLDLAEGMLAHARERAEREGLANATFQEGSAELLPFPDESFTLVTSRHAPHHFGDLAAFLREAYRVLRPGGRLVVADQVSPTPELQPWVDEFQRTRDPSHHAQRTVQAWRDLTTATGFAWVRDTLIPYRLEFDWWTRQSGCTTETVERLRGLARHLTPEQREEVGLIHEDGNLVAHLEPMLVVRLEKPAG
- the rpmF gene encoding 50S ribosomal protein L32 → MAKHPVPKKKTSKSKRDMRRSHHALVAPNLTECPHCHAKKLQHHVCPSCGYYAGRQVLAV